The following are encoded together in the Deinococcus soli (ex Cha et al. 2016) genome:
- a CDS encoding MOSC domain-containing protein, translated as MTHQQPEVIAVARDGTHRFSKTPRPQITLLTGLGVQGDAHAGVAVQHRSRVRADPTQPNLRQVHLIHAELFEQVAADGFRVQPADLGENITTRGLDLLALPRGTRLTFPSGAAVEVTGLRNPCAQIDAFQPGLMRRLIGTDDAGAPVFLAGVMGIVLEGGEVTPGDAIRVTLPLLPHEALRRV; from the coding sequence ATGACGCACCAGCAGCCAGAGGTCATCGCCGTCGCGCGGGACGGCACGCACCGCTTCAGCAAGACGCCGCGTCCGCAGATCACGCTGCTGACCGGGCTGGGCGTGCAGGGGGACGCGCACGCGGGCGTGGCAGTGCAGCACCGCTCGCGCGTCCGCGCGGACCCCACGCAGCCGAACCTGCGGCAGGTGCACCTGATCCACGCCGAACTGTTCGAGCAGGTCGCGGCGGACGGCTTCCGGGTGCAGCCTGCCGACCTTGGGGAGAACATCACCACGCGCGGGCTGGACCTGCTGGCCCTACCGCGCGGCACGCGGCTGACCTTCCCGTCCGGCGCGGCGGTCGAGGTGACGGGCCTGCGCAACCCCTGCGCGCAGATCGACGCGTTCCAGCCGGGCCTGATGCGCCGCCTGATCGGCACGGACGACGCGGGCGCCCCGGTGTTCCTCGCCGGGGTGATGGGCATCGTGCTGGAGGGCGGCGAGGTGACGCCCGGTGACGCCATCCGCGTGACCCTGCCCCTGCTTCCGCATGAGGCACTGCGGCGCGTGTAG
- a CDS encoding ribonuclease HII has protein sequence MSVPSVTPDWSYEREHWRRGYFRVAGVDEAGRGAWAGPVTVAAVILPGTAAEYPFRDSKQLSATQREAFAAQVREVAVSWGVEHAWPDEIDRLNILGATHAAAARALARLDPAPQALVTDYLKLRTDLPLTAPPRADALSYSVAAASLLAKTERDRLMLELDAQHPGYGFAGHKGYGAPAHRAALRDLGVSEVHRRSFAPIRALLNEPERLL, from the coding sequence ATGAGCGTGCCCTCCGTCACCCCCGACTGGTCCTATGAACGCGAGCACTGGCGGCGCGGGTATTTCCGCGTGGCGGGTGTGGACGAGGCCGGGCGCGGCGCGTGGGCGGGGCCGGTCACGGTGGCGGCCGTGATCCTGCCCGGCACGGCCGCGGAGTACCCGTTCCGGGACAGCAAGCAGCTGAGCGCCACGCAGCGCGAGGCATTCGCGGCGCAGGTGCGCGAGGTCGCGGTGAGCTGGGGCGTGGAGCACGCCTGGCCGGACGAGATCGACCGCCTGAACATCCTGGGCGCCACGCACGCGGCGGCCGCTCGGGCGCTGGCGCGGCTGGACCCGGCCCCGCAGGCGCTGGTCACGGACTACCTGAAGCTCCGCACGGACCTGCCCCTAACGGCCCCGCCCCGCGCGGACGCGCTGAGTTACTCGGTGGCCGCCGCGAGCCTCCTGGCGAAGACGGAACGGGACCGGCTGATGCTGGAACTGGACGCGCAGCACCCCGGCTACGGTTTCGCGGGGCACAAGGGGTACGGCGCGCCCGCTCACCGCGCGGCCCTGCGCGACCTGGGCGTCAGTGAAGTGCACCGCCGGTCGTTCGCGCCGATCCGGGCGCTGCTGAACGAACCCGAACGGCTGCTGTAG
- the crtI gene encoding phytoene desaturase family protein: MTPDLTATPAATRKTALIVGAGIGGLSLGIRLQSLGFDTTIVERLDQPGGRAYQKRTADGYVFDMGPTVITVPHFIEELFALERDKGMLGEADYPAQVLAPDARVREGESGGERTRDYVKLVPILPFYRIYFDDGTFFDYDGDPVSTRRQIADLAPEDLAGYERFHADAQAIFERGFLELGYTHFGDMPTMLRVVPDLMRLDAVRTLFSFTSKYFRNPKMRQVFSFETLLVGGNPLSVPAIYAMIHFVEKTWGIHYAMGGTGALVDAFVRKFEELGGTLRLNAGVQEILVTDDQGRPVRRPGGKRVARGLRLESGEELHADIVVSNGDWANTYLKRVPAAARLVNSDVRVKAARQSMSLLVIYFGFRREGPELNLRHHNIILGPRYEELLTEIFGKKVLGRDFSQYLHVPTLTDPTLAPEGHHAAYTLVPVPHNASGLDWNVEGPKLVERVYDFLEERGYIPNLRARLTHSEFITPDYFEGTLDSYLGNAFGPEPILAQSAYFRPHNRSEDVRNLYMVGAGAQPGGGTPSVMMSAKMTARLIAQDFGIHPSVRDGVPESRPAELAAD, from the coding sequence ATGACCCCTGACCTCACTGCCACGCCCGCCGCCACCCGCAAGACCGCCCTGATCGTCGGGGCGGGGATCGGGGGCCTGTCCCTGGGTATCCGCCTGCAGTCGCTGGGCTTCGACACGACCATCGTGGAACGCCTGGACCAGCCGGGCGGGCGCGCGTACCAGAAGCGCACCGCCGACGGGTACGTGTTCGACATGGGCCCCACCGTGATCACCGTGCCGCACTTCATCGAGGAACTGTTCGCCCTGGAACGCGACAAGGGCATGCTGGGCGAGGCCGACTACCCCGCGCAGGTGCTCGCCCCGGACGCCCGCGTGCGCGAGGGCGAGAGCGGTGGCGAACGCACCCGCGACTACGTGAAGCTCGTGCCGATCCTGCCGTTCTACCGCATCTACTTCGATGACGGTACCTTCTTCGACTACGACGGCGATCCGGTCAGTACCCGCCGTCAGATCGCGGACCTCGCCCCGGAGGACCTCGCGGGCTACGAGCGGTTCCACGCGGACGCGCAGGCGATCTTCGAGCGCGGCTTCTTGGAACTGGGGTACACGCACTTCGGGGACATGCCGACCATGCTGCGGGTCGTGCCGGACCTGATGCGCCTGGACGCGGTCCGCACGCTGTTCTCGTTCACCAGCAAGTACTTCCGGAACCCGAAGATGCGGCAGGTGTTCTCGTTCGAGACGCTGCTGGTCGGCGGGAACCCCCTGAGCGTCCCGGCGATCTACGCGATGATTCACTTCGTGGAGAAGACCTGGGGCATCCACTACGCGATGGGCGGCACGGGTGCGCTCGTGGACGCCTTCGTGCGCAAGTTCGAGGAACTGGGCGGCACGCTACGCCTGAACGCCGGCGTGCAGGAGATCCTCGTAACCGACGACCAGGGCCGCCCGGTGCGCCGTCCCGGCGGGAAGCGCGTGGCGCGCGGCCTGCGCCTGGAAAGCGGTGAGGAACTGCACGCGGACATCGTGGTCAGCAACGGCGACTGGGCGAACACGTACCTCAAGCGCGTGCCCGCCGCCGCGCGCCTCGTGAACAGCGACGTGCGCGTCAAGGCCGCCCGGCAGAGCATGAGCCTGCTGGTCATCTACTTCGGGTTCCGCCGGGAAGGCCCGGAGCTGAACCTGCGCCACCACAACATCATCCTGGGGCCACGCTACGAGGAGCTGCTCACCGAGATCTTCGGGAAGAAGGTGCTGGGCCGTGACTTCAGCCAGTACCTGCACGTGCCCACCCTGACCGACCCCACCCTGGCCCCCGAAGGGCACCACGCCGCGTACACGCTGGTGCCGGTGCCGCACAACGCCAGCGGCCTCGACTGGAACGTGGAAGGACCCAAACTGGTCGAGCGGGTCTACGACTTCCTGGAGGAACGCGGGTACATCCCGAACCTGCGCGCCCGCCTGACGCACAGCGAGTTCATCACGCCCGACTACTTCGAGGGAACCCTCGACAGTTACCTCGGGAATGCCTTCGGACCCGAGCCGATCCTGGCGCAGAGCGCGTACTTCCGCCCGCACAACCGCAGCGAGGACGTCCGCAACCTCTACATGGTCGGCGCGGGCGCGCAGCCCGGCGGCGGCACGCCCAGCGTCATGATGAGCGCCAAGATGACCGCCCGCCTGATCGCGCAGGACTTCGGGATTCACCCCAGCGTCCGCGACGGCGTGCCGGAATCCCGCCCAGCAGAACTCGCCGCCGACTGA
- a CDS encoding phytoene/squalene synthase family protein has protein sequence MTREHSKTFYLGSRFFPMAQRRAVWAVYAACRDGDDTVDELGGTAAQLGLDLWWARVQGAFAGRPGDHPIDMALAWAAREYPIPLSAFEELHEGLRMDLRGHEYHSMDDLILYCRRVAGVVGFMIAPVSGYSGGERTLHAALMLGQAMQLTNILRDVGEDLTRGRVYLPSELLAEFHVSRADLERGVVTPEYRALMRHLSALAREWYAEGRQGIPCLHGSARLAVATAARAYEGILDDLARNDFDNFGRRAHVSGPRKLLMLPQAWWELRTAAASLS, from the coding sequence GTGACGCGGGAGCACAGCAAGACCTTCTACCTGGGGTCACGCTTTTTCCCCATGGCGCAGCGCCGCGCCGTGTGGGCCGTGTACGCCGCGTGCCGCGACGGGGACGACACCGTGGACGAACTGGGCGGCACCGCCGCGCAGCTGGGCCTGGACCTGTGGTGGGCGCGCGTGCAGGGCGCGTTCGCCGGCCGTCCCGGCGACCACCCGATCGACATGGCGCTGGCCTGGGCGGCCCGCGAGTACCCCATCCCCCTGTCCGCGTTCGAGGAACTGCATGAGGGCCTGCGCATGGACCTGCGCGGGCACGAGTACCACTCCATGGACGACCTGATCCTGTACTGCCGACGGGTGGCCGGCGTGGTGGGGTTCATGATCGCGCCCGTCAGCGGGTACAGCGGCGGCGAGCGCACCCTGCACGCCGCGCTGATGCTGGGGCAGGCCATGCAGCTCACGAACATCCTGCGGGACGTGGGCGAGGACCTCACGCGCGGCCGGGTATACCTGCCTTCAGAGCTGCTGGCCGAGTTCCACGTGAGCCGCGCCGACCTGGAGCGCGGCGTGGTGACCCCGGAGTACCGCGCGCTGATGCGTCACCTGAGCGCCCTGGCCCGCGAGTGGTACGCCGAGGGTCGCCAGGGGATCCCCTGCCTGCACGGCAGCGCCCGGCTGGCCGTGGCGACCGCCGCCCGCGCCTACGAGGGCATCCTGGACGACCTCGCCCGGAACGACTTCGACAACTTCGGCCGCCGCGCGCACGTGAGCGGCCCGCGCAAACTGCTGATGCTGCCGCAGGCATGGTGGGAACTGCGCACCGCGGCCGCCAGCCTCTCCTGA
- a CDS encoding class I SAM-dependent methyltransferase, with protein MNRVPHAAQAKENLNPDAHPAPALSAAQRSNLSPVTAWGYAWWRARSLALLGARGFTLKREAALFTALCRPGAGQRWLDVGTSAGFYAGVLSRAGARVTAADLSPAMLAVAARREPDPAITWVNLNVEASGLPDASFDGVTVGATLNETHDPARLLAELERLLRPGGQLWLMYLRRTAGPVQDLLARPALGGLTFPDPAWVARQLPGCVRTDGLGVGAVQFDRFVRSGRTL; from the coding sequence ATGAACCGCGTGCCCCATGCCGCGCAGGCGAAAGAAAACCTGAATCCGGACGCACATCCCGCGCCGGCCCTGAGCGCCGCCCAGCGCAGCAACCTCTCGCCCGTGACGGCGTGGGGGTACGCGTGGTGGCGCGCGCGGTCCCTGGCGCTGCTGGGCGCGCGCGGCTTCACGCTGAAACGCGAGGCGGCCCTGTTCACCGCGCTGTGCCGCCCCGGTGCCGGGCAGCGCTGGCTGGACGTGGGGACCAGCGCGGGCTTCTACGCGGGGGTGCTCTCCCGCGCGGGCGCGCGGGTCACGGCGGCCGACCTGAGCCCGGCGATGCTGGCGGTCGCGGCGCGGCGGGAGCCGGATCCCGCAATCACCTGGGTGAACCTGAACGTGGAGGCCAGTGGCCTGCCGGACGCCAGCTTCGACGGCGTCACGGTGGGCGCGACCCTGAACGAGACGCACGACCCGGCGCGGCTACTGGCCGAGCTGGAGCGGCTGCTGCGGCCCGGCGGGCAGCTGTGGCTGATGTACCTGCGCCGCACCGCCGGGCCGGTGCAGGACCTGCTGGCCCGCCCGGCGCTGGGCGGCCTGACCTTCCCCGATCCGGCGTGGGTGGCGCGGCAGCTGCCCGGCTGCGTCCGCACGGACGGCCTGGGGGTGGGCGCCGTGCAGTTTGACCGGTTTGTACGGTCAGGCCGGACTCTGTAA
- a CDS encoding phage holin family protein — protein MEERKSMGGALVDVFDAGVTLVKSEITAVARKAGQIAKAKGIGAVLLLAATGPLILGLVFIILAVFYGLMRLGLGAWAAALIIAILSFIVTGALIVMGIKKLGADVQIDEPRHRRDSMDDTEYTPTQPVSPSGSAAPTPTGSNAARDSHNTSGPKVELRRDAQEHAAGENRVLREADGVAVVRTEEGPQSVPVYESKPGGEAANYGSGLNKKLSGHHDHDPNLQEPRVLKDAPGISVSTTPTFREDMQKGGK, from the coding sequence ATGGAAGAACGCAAGAGTATGGGAGGCGCCCTGGTCGACGTATTCGACGCGGGCGTGACCCTCGTCAAATCAGAGATCACGGCCGTCGCCCGCAAGGCCGGTCAGATCGCCAAGGCCAAGGGCATCGGCGCGGTGCTGCTGCTCGCCGCCACCGGCCCCCTCATCCTGGGTCTGGTTTTCATCATCCTGGCCGTGTTCTACGGCCTGATGCGCCTGGGCCTGGGCGCCTGGGCCGCCGCGCTGATCATCGCGATCCTGAGCTTCATCGTGACCGGCGCGCTGATCGTCATGGGCATCAAGAAACTCGGCGCGGACGTCCAGATAGACGAGCCCCGCCACCGGAGGGACAGCATGGACGACACGGAGTACACCCCCACCCAGCCCGTCAGCCCCAGCGGCAGCGCTGCGCCCACCCCCACCGGCAGCAACGCCGCGCGCGACTCGCACAACACCAGCGGCCCCAAGGTCGAACTGCGCCGCGACGCGCAGGAGCACGCCGCCGGTGAAAACCGCGTCCTGCGCGAAGCTGACGGCGTGGCCGTCGTCCGCACCGAGGAAGGCCCCCAGAGCGTCCCCGTGTACGAGAGCAAACCCGGCGGGGAAGCCGCCAACTACGGCAGCGGCCTGAACAAGAAACTCTCCGGCCACCACGACCACGACCCCAACCTTCAGGAGCCCAGGGTCCTGAAGGACGCCCCCGGGATCAGCGTCAGCACCACCCCCACCTTCCGCGAGGACATGCAGAAAGGCGGCAAGTGA
- a CDS encoding aminopeptidase, translating into MSTDLLPYAPDLHAALLADYCLSAAPGERLLVAGGQEATPLIRAVTRALLTRGARPVVRVDYPGQLEDFAELASDAVLDAIHPADLSDVEALDSSLRVLTPAEPRRVDAARRARLLAANAPVASARARKKWSLTLYPTAYAAAQAGMSEAQFGDFVMRAMFLDRADPVVAWGEVRATQARIIERLTRADVVRIEAPGTDLTLRVGGRTWANSDGKRNMPSGEVFTGPHEDSAEGVVTFTVPAEYQGVMVRGARLEFRGGLVVNASADEGESALHAALDTDPGARRLGELGIGTNSGIQVPTGNILFDEKIGGTVHLAIGKSYPETGGVNASAVHWDLITDLRRGGRLSLDGEVVQENGQFLI; encoded by the coding sequence ATGAGTACAGATCTGCTGCCCTACGCCCCGGACCTTCACGCGGCCCTGCTGGCCGACTACTGCCTGTCGGCCGCGCCGGGCGAGCGGCTGCTCGTCGCCGGGGGGCAGGAGGCGACGCCGCTGATCCGCGCGGTGACGCGGGCGCTGCTCACGCGCGGCGCGCGCCCCGTGGTGCGCGTGGACTACCCGGGGCAGCTGGAGGACTTCGCGGAACTGGCCAGTGACGCGGTGCTGGACGCCATCCACCCGGCGGACCTGTCGGACGTGGAGGCGCTGGACAGCAGCCTGCGGGTCCTGACGCCCGCCGAGCCGAGGCGCGTGGACGCCGCTCGGCGGGCGCGGCTGCTCGCGGCGAACGCGCCGGTCGCGTCAGCCCGCGCGCGGAAGAAGTGGAGCCTCACGCTGTACCCGACCGCGTACGCGGCGGCGCAGGCGGGCATGAGTGAGGCGCAGTTCGGGGATTTCGTGATGCGCGCCATGTTCCTCGACCGCGCCGATCCGGTGGTCGCGTGGGGCGAGGTCCGCGCAACGCAGGCCCGCATCATCGAGCGCCTGACCCGCGCGGACGTGGTGCGGATCGAGGCGCCCGGCACGGACCTGACCCTGCGCGTGGGGGGCCGAACCTGGGCGAACAGTGACGGGAAGCGCAACATGCCCAGCGGCGAGGTGTTCACCGGGCCACACGAGGACAGCGCCGAGGGGGTCGTGACCTTCACGGTGCCTGCCGAGTACCAGGGGGTCATGGTGCGCGGCGCACGCCTAGAATTCCGGGGGGGGCTGGTCGTGAACGCCAGCGCGGACGAGGGCGAGTCCGCCCTGCACGCCGCGCTGGACACCGATCCCGGAGCGCGCCGCCTGGGGGAACTGGGCATCGGCACGAACAGCGGCATTCAGGTGCCGACCGGAAACATCCTGTTCGACGAGAAGATCGGCGGAACCGTGCACCTCGCCATCGGCAAGAGCTATCCGGAGACGGGCGGCGTGAATGCCAGCGCCGTACACTGGGACCTGATCACGGACCTGCGCCGGGGCGGCCGCCTGAGCCTTGACGGCGAGGTCGTGCAGGAGAACGGCCAGTTCCTGATCTGA
- the purU gene encoding formyltetrahydrofolate deformylase, producing the protein MTVPVPAALDPLNTAVLTITCPDRGGIVAAVSQFLHNHGANILHSDQHSTDPAGGTFFMRMEFHLAGLDLARDQFERAFATVVAAPFGMEWRVSYTTQPKRMALLVSRYDHCFLDLLWRKRRGELNIEIPLIISNHDDLRRDAEMFGIPFHVVPVTKDTKAEAEAEQVRLMHEAGADFAVLARYMQILSGDFLRSFGRPVINIHHSFLPAFVGANPYRAAFNRGVKLIGATSHYVTEELDAGPIIAQDVIPVTHRETPDSLMRIGRDVERQVLARAVKAHVEDRVLVYGNKTVVF; encoded by the coding sequence ATGACGGTGCCTGTCCCAGCCGCGCTCGACCCCCTGAACACCGCAGTCCTGACGATCACCTGCCCCGACCGGGGCGGGATCGTCGCGGCGGTCTCGCAGTTCCTGCACAACCACGGCGCGAACATCCTGCACAGCGACCAGCACAGCACCGACCCGGCGGGCGGCACGTTCTTCATGCGCATGGAATTCCACCTCGCGGGGCTGGACCTCGCGCGGGACCAGTTCGAGCGGGCCTTCGCGACCGTGGTCGCCGCGCCGTTCGGCATGGAGTGGCGCGTCTCGTACACCACGCAGCCCAAACGCATGGCGCTGCTGGTCAGCCGCTACGACCACTGCTTCCTGGATCTGCTGTGGCGCAAGCGCCGCGGCGAACTGAACATCGAGATCCCGCTGATCATCAGCAACCACGACGACCTGCGCCGCGACGCGGAGATGTTCGGCATTCCCTTCCACGTCGTGCCCGTCACGAAGGACACCAAGGCCGAGGCGGAAGCCGAACAGGTCCGCCTGATGCACGAGGCGGGCGCGGACTTCGCCGTGCTGGCCCGCTACATGCAGATCCTCAGCGGGGACTTCCTGCGCAGCTTCGGACGGCCCGTGATCAACATCCATCACTCGTTCCTCCCGGCGTTCGTCGGTGCGAACCCCTACCGCGCGGCGTTCAACCGGGGCGTGAAACTCATCGGCGCGACCAGCCACTACGTCACCGAGGAACTCGACGCCGGGCCGATCATCGCGCAGGACGTCATTCCCGTCACGCACCGCGAGACGCCTGACAGCCTGATGCGCATCGGGCGGGACGTGGAACGGCAGGTGCTGGCCCGCGCCGTGAAAGCGCACGTGGAAGACCGCGTGCTCGTGTACGGGAACAAGACCGTCGTGTTCTGA
- a CDS encoding NAD(P)/FAD-dependent oxidoreductase has protein sequence MNAPGHGSPVTRVVVVGGGYVGLDACRALRRGARRQLAQGEVQVTVVNPTPYHTFHGFTGEALGGQLALTRTLTPLKPLLPGAVVVQGTVTRVDLTMQRVQVRVPGADATWLPFDHLILGMGSADPFGRVPGLREHGWTLKRPQDMQAFRAQVGARFAARTPTTINVIGGGYAGVEMAAALRERQRREGLPGDVHLISAGGVLDTLPPELAGLRAHARASLEALGVQLHEHTRVQAVEPLGARLEGGTLRRADLTLLAAGIAHTTLPGTEELPRDERGRLLTDEFLRVTGCHNVWAGGDAACVRQPLGESPANALYAMKHGLCIGRNVARSVRRLPLRPFRYGGLGQSASLGRWNAITELRGVTFTGPVAWLMRLLFFTWFMPSRAQGARVLLDLLRPPVPPHAPLTVPEAMSAAD, from the coding sequence GTGAACGCCCCCGGTCACGGCAGTCCGGTCACGCGGGTGGTCGTCGTGGGCGGCGGGTACGTGGGCCTGGACGCCTGCCGGGCCCTGCGGCGCGGCGCTCGGCGTCAGCTGGCGCAGGGCGAGGTGCAGGTCACGGTCGTGAACCCCACCCCGTACCACACCTTCCACGGGTTCACGGGCGAGGCGCTGGGCGGGCAGCTGGCCCTGACGCGCACGCTGACGCCCCTGAAGCCCCTGCTGCCCGGCGCAGTGGTCGTGCAGGGCACGGTCACGCGGGTGGACCTGACCATGCAGCGCGTGCAGGTGCGCGTCCCCGGCGCGGACGCAACGTGGCTGCCGTTCGATCACCTGATCCTGGGCATGGGCTCCGCAGACCCGTTCGGGCGCGTGCCGGGCCTGCGCGAGCACGGCTGGACCCTGAAACGCCCGCAGGACATGCAGGCGTTCCGCGCGCAGGTCGGGGCGCGGTTCGCGGCGCGCACCCCCACGACGATCAACGTGATCGGCGGCGGGTACGCCGGCGTCGAGATGGCCGCCGCCCTGCGTGAACGCCAGCGGCGCGAGGGCCTGCCGGGCGACGTGCACCTGATCAGCGCCGGAGGGGTGCTGGACACCCTCCCGCCCGAACTGGCGGGGCTGCGCGCCCACGCCCGCGCGTCCCTGGAGGCGCTGGGCGTGCAGCTGCACGAACACACCCGCGTGCAGGCCGTCGAACCGCTCGGCGCGCGCCTGGAGGGCGGCACGCTGCGCCGCGCGGACCTCACGCTGCTGGCCGCCGGGATCGCGCACACCACCCTGCCCGGCACGGAGGAACTGCCACGCGACGAGCGGGGCCGCCTGCTGACCGACGAGTTCCTGCGCGTGACGGGCTGCCACAACGTCTGGGCGGGCGGGGACGCCGCGTGCGTGCGCCAGCCGCTCGGCGAGTCCCCGGCGAACGCCCTGTACGCCATGAAACATGGCCTGTGTATCGGCCGGAATGTGGCCCGCAGCGTGCGCCGCCTGCCCCTGCGGCCCTTCCGGTACGGCGGGCTGGGGCAGAGTGCCAGCCTGGGCCGCTGGAACGCCATCACCGAACTGCGCGGCGTGACCTTCACCGGGCCGGTCGCGTGGCTGATGCGCCTGCTGTTCTTCACGTGGTTCATGCCCAGCCGGGCGCAGGGTGCCCGGGTGCTGCTGGACCTGCTGCGGCCACCCGTTCCCCCGCACGCCCCACTGACCGTCCCCGAAGCCATGAGCGCCGCCGACTGA
- a CDS encoding NADPH:quinone oxidoreductase family protein, producing MTDSQTAATPQASMRAIRVERLGPPDVMQLQDAPVPSPAPGEVRVRVEAVGINFADALAVAGEYLTRTRVPYTPGMEFAGIVDALGEGVQGVQVGTRVAALGGSGAMAEYATVPAAALIPVPQSLSGAQAAAFPVSYFTAYHGLKTLGRGEAGEWVLVQAAAGALGTASIQLAKAMGLNVIALASTDEKLEIARTLGADVTILQDDPDRVKKVRDAAGGKGVPLILEVVGGKRFQESLDMAASRGRIIVIGNASREQANLRPVELMKRNLTVTGLWLTSLMSDAPATQEAARALAELVGSGQVIPQVGPTYALDQSVQAFEDLLNRRTTGKVIIEPGR from the coding sequence ATGACCGACAGTCAGACTGCCGCCACCCCGCAGGCCAGCATGCGCGCCATCCGCGTGGAACGCCTCGGGCCGCCCGACGTCATGCAGCTTCAGGACGCGCCCGTCCCCTCCCCCGCCCCCGGCGAGGTCCGCGTGCGGGTCGAGGCGGTCGGGATCAACTTCGCCGACGCGCTGGCCGTCGCCGGGGAGTACCTCACCCGCACCCGCGTGCCGTACACGCCCGGCATGGAATTCGCGGGCATCGTGGACGCGCTGGGTGAGGGTGTCCAGGGCGTGCAGGTCGGCACGCGGGTCGCCGCGCTGGGCGGCAGCGGCGCCATGGCCGAGTACGCCACCGTGCCCGCCGCCGCTCTGATCCCCGTCCCGCAGAGCCTCAGTGGCGCGCAGGCCGCCGCGTTCCCCGTGTCGTACTTCACCGCGTACCACGGCCTGAAGACCCTCGGGCGCGGCGAGGCGGGCGAGTGGGTGCTCGTGCAGGCCGCCGCCGGGGCGCTGGGCACCGCCAGCATCCAGCTCGCCAAGGCCATGGGCCTGAACGTCATCGCGCTGGCCAGCACCGACGAGAAACTGGAGATCGCCCGCACCCTGGGCGCGGACGTCACCATCCTCCAGGACGACCCGGACCGCGTGAAGAAAGTCCGCGACGCGGCAGGCGGCAAAGGCGTGCCCCTGATCCTGGAGGTCGTGGGCGGCAAACGCTTCCAGGAGAGCCTCGACATGGCCGCCAGCCGCGGCCGGATCATCGTGATCGGCAACGCCAGCCGCGAACAGGCCAACCTGCGCCCCGTGGAACTCATGAAACGCAACCTGACCGTCACGGGCCTGTGGCTGACCAGCCTCATGAGCGACGCGCCCGCCACCCAGGAAGCCGCCCGCGCCCTGGCTGAACTCGTCGGCAGCGGCCAGGTCATCCCGCAGGTCGGCCCCACCTACGCCCTGGATCAGAGCGTGCAGGCCTTCGAGGACCTCCTGAACCGCCGCACGACCGGCAAGGTCATCATCGAACCCGGCCGCTGA